CCGGCCACGTTTACGGTGTCGCATGACGGTATTTGAAGCGATGAATTATGAACGATGAAGTTTGATCTGCTACACTCCGGCCGGCACTCGCATTCCGAGCCGCAGGCCGAGTTCGGTTAATTTTTCTTTCACTTCCTTCAGCGTTGTTTCGCCGAAATTACGGACTTCCAGCAATTGATCCTCGCTGCGCTGCACCAAATCGCGGACGGTAGAAATATTCTCGCTCTCCAAGCAGTTGCTGGCCCGTACTGAAAGCTTTAGATCGGCCAGCGTCATACTCAATTTCTGCTCCATGGCGGAATCGGCGCCGCCACCGCCGCTGCGACCCGCTCCACCGACGCGAGCGCCCAGCTCGGTGTATTGCACGAACGGGTTGAGGTGCTTGCGCAGAATCTTGGCAGACTCGACCAAGGCCATTTCCGGACCGAGCGAGCCATTGGTCCAAATCTCCATCGTCAGCTTGTCGTAGTTCGTCTTTTGCCCAACGCGGGTTTCCTCGATTTCATATCGCACGCGAACTACCGGGCTATACACCGCGTCGATCGGTATGATGCCGATCTCTTGCGTATTCGGACTGTGCTCGGTTGCGGGCACATAGCCGCGGCCATTCTCAACGACCATTTCCAGCGTGAAGGGCACGTCGTCGGTCATCGTGGCGATCACATGATTCTTATTGATGATCTCAACCGTATCGTCGGTCTGCACATCGGCCCCGGTCACTGCGCCACGGGAATTCTTCTCGATCCGCATAATCTTTGTCTGGTCGGTGTGGTTTTTCACCACGAGCGACTTGACGTTCAACACGACGTCGGTCATGTCTTCGACGACCCCAGGTAGCGTCGTGAATTCATGCTGGGCGCCTTGGATCTTGATCTGTGTGACCGCGCTACCTTCCAAGCTGGAAAGTAAAATCCGCCGCAGCGAATTGCCGATCGTTACGCCGAAGCCGCGCTCGAACGGCTCGGCGACAAATTTGCCGTACGTGGAACTTAGCGATTTCTGGTCGCAAACGACCTGGCTGGGCAGTTCCAATCCGCGCCAACGAATGTGCATGGTATACCTCTGGTATTGAGTGCCTGGCAGTCTGGTGGCTGGTCGTCGGGCGAATTACCGTACTAGGCGCCAAACGACCAAACATCAGACACTCTTATTTCGAACACAACTCGACGATCAAGTTCGCTTGAATGCCGCCCAGCGAAACATCTTCGGAAGTGGGCAGGCGATTGACGCGGCCTTCGGGAATGGCGCCGTCGACGCGCGACAGGAAATCGGGAATATCGCGATGAAACTCCGCTACGACAACTTGTACCGCTTGCAAACTCTTGGCTCGATTCTTGGCCCGAATGACGTCACCGACGTGGACCAAATAGCTGGGAATGTCGCAGCGCCGACCATTCACCGTAATGTGTCCATGGCGAATCAGTTGCCGGGCTTGTGCGCGCGACGCGCCGAAGCCAAGACGATGAACGATATTATCGAGCCTGCGCTCCAGTAGGCTCATTAAGACTTCACCGGTATTGCCTTTGCCTTTGACCGCTCGGTTGTAATAGCCGCGGAATTGACGTTCTAGCACGCCATAGTAGTGCTTCACCTTTTGCTTTTCGCGGAGATGAATGCCGTAGTCGGTCAGCTTGCCGCGACGAGAGTGCATGCCGGGGGGCGATTCGCGGCGCTCGATGGCGCACTTGGGCGTGTCGCAACGCGTACCCTTCAAAAAGAGCTTCATGCCTTCGCGGCGGCATAATCGGCATACAGGTCCAGTCGTTCGAGCCATAGAGCGGTTGGTCGGTTGGGTGTACTAGTTGAATTTACAATTTCTTGGGTTGTGCAGACGATGAACGCTGAACGACGATTAATATTTTGGTGGCACCTGACTGCCGTACATCATTCATCTACTTTTTACACTCGCCGCCGCTTCGGCGGGCGACAGCCATTGTGCGGCAGTGGAGTAATATCTTCGATCGACTTAATCGTAAGCCCGGCTGCCTGCAATGCGGTAATGGCGCTCTCGCGTCCGCTGCCTGGCCCTTTAACTTTCACGTCGACTTCCTTCATGCCAAACTTGGTCGCCTTTTCGGCGGCTTGCTGGGCCGCCATCTGCCCGGCGAAGGGTGTACTTTTGCGCGAACCTTTAAAACCGGTTGTGCCTGCACTGGCCGAGCACAGCACGTCGCCTTTGCTGTCGGTGATCGTCACCGTCGTGTTGTTAAACGTCGCCCGGACGTAGGCGATCCCCAGCGAGACATTGCGACGAGCTTTCTTTTTTTTGACTTGGGCCATTTGGTCGGTTGTCCGTGAACGGTGGTCAGTGGTTATTTCAGCAGTCGGCAGGTCGTCAGCGTCAAATCAACTGACGACCGGCCACCGACTACTTCATGTCCTTTACGCCCTTCTTGCCGGCAACGGTCTTTTTCGGACCCTTGCGAGTGCGAGCGTTGGTGCGGGTGCGCTGGCCTCGAACTGGCAACCCGCGCCGGTGCCGAATGCCGCGATAGCAGTTGATATCTTTCAGCCGCGCAACGTTTTGGGTTAACTGCCGACGAAGCTGGCCTTCGACGGTGTAGTCCTTGTCGAGCAGCGCCGCCATTCGCGCCACTTCGTCTTCGTGCAAGTCGCGGGCGCGCGAGTGCGGATCGACGCCAGCCTTGTGACACAGCTCGCGTGCAACCCGCGATCCCACGCCATACAAATATTGCAGCGAAATAAACGTTGGTTTGTCTGGCGGAATATCGACGCCGAGCAGGCGAGGCATACAGGAAGCTCCGTTGTATCTGTTGGTCCGATGTGTGGTCGGATGGTCTGCTCAATTCACCAAAACGCCAGGCTAGCATCCACCTGTCGCGCTGGTGTTCCTAACCTTGTCGCTGTTTGTGACGCGGGTTGCTACATACCACGAACACAACGCCACGACGACGGACAATTTTGCAGTTATCGCAAAGACGCTTGACGCTGGCGCGAATCTTCATGGTTAAAAACGAAATTGGAAAAAACTAGCCAGTCCCCTCGTTTCGGTCGCCCAACGCGGCTCGGCCGAGGAATTCGTTCGGCCGAGGCCACACCCCCTGGCGAAGACGAGTCGCCCCAAAGGCTAGGCGGTCTGACCGAAAGCCCATTAGTATAGAACATCTTCGAAAAACTATTCAAGGCCTGAAGAACTGGAATTTTTTCCGCAGGGTGCGGGAGCGTGCGGGAGTGGCTGTTAAAAGGTCGGCATTTCAACTGGTTGTGATTGTTACCGGATTTGTTCCGCGCGGAATTGACCGAGGGTTTGCAGGAGCAGGCTGTGCGGCGAAGGT
The window above is part of the Pirellulales bacterium genome. Proteins encoded here:
- a CDS encoding DNA-directed RNA polymerase subunit alpha, translated to MHIRWRGLELPSQVVCDQKSLSSTYGKFVAEPFERGFGVTIGNSLRRILLSSLEGSAVTQIKIQGAQHEFTTLPGVVEDMTDVVLNVKSLVVKNHTDQTKIMRIEKNSRGAVTGADVQTDDTVEIINKNHVIATMTDDVPFTLEMVVENGRGYVPATEHSPNTQEIGIIPIDAVYSPVVRVRYEIEETRVGQKTNYDKLTMEIWTNGSLGPEMALVESAKILRKHLNPFVQYTELGARVGGAGRSGGGGADSAMEQKLSMTLADLKLSVRASNCLESENISTVRDLVQRSEDQLLEVRNFGETTLKEVKEKLTELGLRLGMRVPAGV
- the rpsD gene encoding 30S ribosomal protein S4; amino-acid sequence: MARTTGPVCRLCRREGMKLFLKGTRCDTPKCAIERRESPPGMHSRRGKLTDYGIHLREKQKVKHYYGVLERQFRGYYNRAVKGKGNTGEVLMSLLERRLDNIVHRLGFGASRAQARQLIRHGHITVNGRRCDIPSYLVHVGDVIRAKNRAKSLQAVQVVVAEFHRDIPDFLSRVDGAIPEGRVNRLPTSEDVSLGGIQANLIVELCSK
- the rpsK gene encoding 30S ribosomal protein S11; translation: MAQVKKKKARRNVSLGIAYVRATFNNTTVTITDSKGDVLCSASAGTTGFKGSRKSTPFAGQMAAQQAAEKATKFGMKEVDVKVKGPGSGRESAITALQAAGLTIKSIEDITPLPHNGCRPPKRRRV
- the rpmJ gene encoding 50S ribosomal protein L36; the protein is MKIRASVKRLCDNCKIVRRRGVVFVVCSNPRHKQRQG
- the rpsM gene encoding 30S ribosomal protein S13; this encodes MPRLLGVDIPPDKPTFISLQYLYGVGSRVARELCHKAGVDPHSRARDLHEDEVARMAALLDKDYTVEGQLRRQLTQNVARLKDINCYRGIRHRRGLPVRGQRTRTNARTRKGPKKTVAGKKGVKDMK